ATGGACGAAGAATGGGCCTCCATAGGTAATCTTCCCGCCGCGGGCCTCGTCAATGTGCGCGCGATTGCTGTTGGCGCGGTTGCGCACGGCCCAATCGCCGTCGAATGCGTCCCACCAGAAGGGCTCGCGGTACTCCAGGATCGGGCGCTGCCGGTCGTGGCGCTCCTGGAAGGTGAGGGTGGGCATGTTCGGGATGGTGCTGGCGGTAGACGTCCACCAGCGGCAACCCACCACATCCTCCAGGAAGGAGTAAACCGCATAGAGGGTGCCGCGAGGCCTGCCTCCGGCAAGCACGAGATGGGGCAGACGGGACTCGATGATGAACTCCTCGGCCCCCAGTTTATCGAAGTCGATGTTACGCACCAGGCTCCGGGCGGCTTTCCCCGGCCCGACTATGATCACGGGTTCGAACCCCACGGAGGTGCCCTTCTTGATCTCAAACTCCGCGCCGGTGGATTCATAGAGGAACTTGCGCAGCTCACCGGCCGCCCACTGTTCAGGGCCGGATGCGTCCGGGTCGATGAGAATGCTGTAGGCGGTCTTCCCGTCCGTAGTCAGGGTCATTTTCGCCGCGGCGGCAGGCGTGAGGATGCAGCCGAGCGCGAGCATTGAGGCGATCAGGCGCAACATTGTCGATCACTCCATCCGGATGCGGGGTGGGGCGGGAAGAGATTATTCGCGGGCAAGGACGTGGAGACCTGCCTCGGCTACCCGGCATTGGGTCCGGGCGCCGCGTTGGGATGGGACCCGAGCCCGGATGTCGGTCCCATAACGCCTGCCGTGGAGCGCTCCTCGCGCCGGCCTGCTCAGATACCGGCATCGGACCGGTGTACCACGATTGCGGCTTCGGGCTTCTCGGGGCAGACGTGCTCACACTGGCCGCACCCCACACACTTGTCGGCATTCACGAACGGCGCCCGAAGACCGTCGTGGTTCTTGATGATGTTGATCGCGTCATACGGGCAGTGTTCGTCGCAGACCAGGCAGAGGCGATACTGCTTCCCCCGACGCCATGACAGGCACTTGTTCTGGTCCACCGTCGCCAGGCCGATGCGGATATGGGCCTTCTCCTGCGCAGTGAACTTGCCCAGGGCGCCGCTGGGACAGACGTCCCCGCAGGCTGTGCAACTCTGCTCACAGTGGCCGATTTTCGGGATGAGAATGGGCGTGAACAGGCCGTCGAACCCGGCTTCCACCACCGCGGGCTGAATCCCGCCGGTAACGCAGGCCTTCATGCACGCGCCGCAGCGAAGGCACAGGTCGCGGAATTCGGCTTCCGTCATGTTGCGGGTCCCGCCGTCAGTTTCGCGAATAATCGCCCCCGGGGGACGGATGAGCCGGTCATGGGTAGAGCGCCTGCCCCCACCCGCGGAGGTTGTGATTCCGTACAGCGCGCCGATGCCAAGGGCCGCCAGGAACTGCCGTCTGCCTGCGCCCGTGGCGGAGTCGAGGCCTTCGGGCCTCACGTGCAAGCCGATGTGGGTGCCCTCGCGGGGGCAGGTCAGACAGTCGTAGCACTGGATGCACTCGGCCTGACGGGTGCGGGAGTAATCCCCGCCCTCATCTGGTTCGGGGATCGCCCCCATCTTGCAGTCATTCTCGCAGACCCGGCAATTCGCGCAGCCCTGGACTTCCCGGTTCCACAGGCCGAAGCGCCCCGTGAACGCCAGCAATGCTCCCAGTGGGCAGAGTGTCCGGCACCAGTAGCGCCGGCTGATGACGCTAAGGCCCAGCACCACGGCGAAGACCAGCAGCACCGCGAGATTCAGCGAGAAGCCGGGGTTGATGTCAGTGGGATACCATTCGAGGCCCAGCCGATCGAGGATCGGCCAGCCCTTGATGACGCCGAGGTTGTATGCGCCAATGGCGACCGGGTAGGCAACGACCGCGAAAGTGCGCGTGGCGAGGGGGATCGGGTCGAGAATCCAGGCAAGTTGGGTGCCGAAAAGCGCCGCCACAAGGACGACTCCCAGCAGGTAATACTTCCAGCTGGGCCGATTGAGCCACGGGTAGCGCCGCTTGCGCTTGCGCAGGAGGATGTGGTCGAAGCCGTCGATGCAGGTACCCAGGGGGCAGATCCAGCCGCAGAAGAACCGTCCGAAGATGGCGGTAAGCACCAACAGAATCAGGGCCGGCCAGAAGAGCGCGAGCCAAGTGTGAGTGGGCGCGAGGGCGGTCACCAGCCCGGAGAGCGGGTCCATGCGCAGAAACCACTGCGCGGGGGGTGCGCTGTCTGTGGCGTGCCACCGGGCTTCCCACAAGAGCCCGACGAACAGGAGCAGGCAGACTACCTGTATGACGCGCCGAATTGTGCGGATCGGGTTTTTCATCGAGTCACCGATGTGCGCATTGAGAGCCGGCGCCGAGTCCACAACAGTGCGAACTCGGTGCCGGTCCGCCAATTCGTCAGGAATGCTGTTGCCTACTGTGCCGGTGCGGCGCCTGCGGGGGATTTGGCCCCGGACGCTTCGTCTGTCTCCGCCGCTTCCTCTTCGGCCACGATGTCCTTGGTCACGGATTCGTCCCCGCCAACGGTCTCGTCAACCAACTTCGACAGCGCCAAATCCAGGTCGGCCGCGGTGCTGTCGGGCTTGAAGCTATAGCGCAGGTTGCCGTCACGGTCGATAATGCGTACCTGCGGGATGACCACGGTGCTTTCATCGGCGAAGTACGAAGCCTTGAGTTCCTCGTCGAACATGGCCACCCGGTATGGCCAGTTGTGCTGTTTCGCGCCGCCGGCA
Above is a window of Armatimonadota bacterium DNA encoding:
- a CDS encoding 4Fe-4S binding protein — its product is MKNPIRTIRRVIQVVCLLLFVGLLWEARWHATDSAPPAQWFLRMDPLSGLVTALAPTHTWLALFWPALILLVLTAIFGRFFCGWICPLGTCIDGFDHILLRKRKRRYPWLNRPSWKYYLLGVVLVAALFGTQLAWILDPIPLATRTFAVVAYPVAIGAYNLGVIKGWPILDRLGLEWYPTDINPGFSLNLAVLLVFAVVLGLSVISRRYWCRTLCPLGALLAFTGRFGLWNREVQGCANCRVCENDCKMGAIPEPDEGGDYSRTRQAECIQCYDCLTCPREGTHIGLHVRPEGLDSATGAGRRQFLAALGIGALYGITTSAGGGRRSTHDRLIRPPGAIIRETDGGTRNMTEAEFRDLCLRCGACMKACVTGGIQPAVVEAGFDGLFTPILIPKIGHCEQSCTACGDVCPSGALGKFTAQEKAHIRIGLATVDQNKCLSWRRGKQYRLCLVCDEHCPYDAINIIKNHDGLRAPFVNADKCVGCGQCEHVCPEKPEAAIVVHRSDAGI